In a genomic window of Henningerozyma blattae CBS 6284 chromosome 9, complete genome:
- the TBLA0I03560 gene encoding uncharacterized protein, whose protein sequence is MLKNLKLTNNYNNKGLLSAKKNVKGKVIKCGPKKRNIAAKVVENFSRIEEDIKSTDVNLTSNSGEPINKEFSKLLDDCEIDWIQEELPSFEVTIAEDMPILDSIDLCEEAFGNMFDSNADEDLFKISHEISSSIPYGSLSKNIANISGTFEKVDSSLLFEDQSDITKHTLHITDLSSSEVRYEQENMLEPTLSPDISQSSNCFINEMVAKNSFTK, encoded by the coding sequence ATGCTAAAGAATCTTAAATTGACCAATAATTACAATAATAAAGGATTACTATCTgcgaaaaaaaatgtcaaGGGAAAAGTTATCAAATGTGGGCCAAAAAAGAGGAATATTGCTGCTAAGGTAGTTGAAAACTTTTCAAGGATAGAAGAAGATATAAAGAGTACAGATGTGAACCTAACTAGTAATTCAGGGGAaccaattaataaagaatttagcAAGTTGTTAGACGATTGTGAGATTGATTGGATCCAGGAGGAGTTGCCTAGTTTTGAGGTTACAATCGCAGAGGATATGCCTATACTGGACTCTATAGATCTATGTGAGGAAGCTTTTGGTAATATGTTTGATAGCAATGCAGATGAGGATCTTTTCAAGATTTCGCATGAAATCTCTAGTAGCATTCCCTATGGAAGTTTAAGCAAAAATATAGCTAATATTAGCGGAACTTTTGAGAAAGTAGATAGTAGTTTACTCTTTGAGGATCAATCTGATATCACTAAGCATACCTTGCATATTACGGACCTGAGTTCATCGGAAGTTAGGTATGAACAAGAAAATATGCTAGAACCAACACTGTCACCGGATATAAGCCAATCGAGCAATTGTTTCATTAATGAGATGGTAGCAAAAAATAGTTTCACAAAGTGA
- the TBLA0I03550 gene encoding uncharacterized protein, whose amino-acid sequence MSSSTHPESKVSLLPETEKREEKKGGLQDSAKADLKTVPLEEFSFEEAPQPIKKPIFYRILAFFIYLIVGIFAVSITFSIIITLIVKVDFDSLTPEQKNEIDPSLISILKNSKLIFIWSSIANVINECSIIACCLFVVHCIPWNTKSAKTLIALAFSLIVSSGIYVHLLCDIMNPSDLATLMNPPQV is encoded by the coding sequence ATGTCTAGTAGTACACATCCAGAGAGCAAAGTCTCCTTATTACCTGAAACAGAGAAAAGAGAGGAAAAGAAGGGGGGACTACAAGATAGCGCCAAGGCAGATTTGAAAACTGTACCCTTAGAAGAATTCAGCTTCGAGGAAGCTCCTCAACCCATAAAGAAGCCCATTTTTTATCGAATATTAGcatttttcatatatttgATTGTCGGTATATTTGCTGTATCAATAACTTTCAGTATCATAATCACATTGATTGTTAAGGTGGATTTTGATAGTCTAACACCagaacaaaaaaatgaaatagaTCCATCTCTAATATCTATactgaaaaattcaaaattaattttcatttggtCTTCAATTGCCAATGTTATTAATGAATGCTCTATTATTGCATGCTGTTTATTTGTTGTCCATTGTATTCCATGGAATACCAAATCAGCAAAAACATTGATTGCGTTAGCTTTTAGTTTGATTGTTTCTTCAGGAATTTACGTTCATTTATTATGCGATATTATGAACCCATCGGATTTAGCTACTCTAATGAATCCACCAcaagtataa
- the TBLA0I03570 gene encoding alkene reductase, whose product MPFIKEFNPVALNDTNLFKPIKVGNNELKHRAILPPLTRMRAQTPDHVPHKEWTEKYYDQRSKREGTLLITEGVFISRQAGGYDNAPGVWSEEQMTEWKKIFAAIHKNKSFIWPQLWALGWAADAKCMARDGLRYDGATDNVYSNDQYGKIAKENDIKIHGLTKDDIKQYIKDYVAAAKNVIAAGADGVEIHSANGYMLNQFLDTNSNKRTDEYGGSIENRARFPLEVVDALVEAIGAEKVGIRFSPYGTFNDMIGGANPLTVAQYAYITGELEKRAQAGNRLAYIHIVEPRVTNPFLTEGQGEYVDGTNDFFYSIWKGIIIRSGNLALHPEVAREFMKDDRTLLGYGRLWIANPDLVDRLEKGLPLNKYNRDLFYAMTSEGYLDYPTYDEAINMGWDKQ is encoded by the coding sequence ATGccatttattaaagaattcaatCCTGTTGCTTTGAATGATACTAACTTGTTTAAGCCAATTAAAGTTggtaataatgaattgaagCACAGAGCCATCTTACCACCTTTAACAAGAATGAGAGCTCAAACTCCTGATCATGTTCCTCATAAAGAATGGACTGAAAAGTACTATGATCAACGTTCTAAGAGAGAAGGAACTCTATTGATTACTGAAGGTGTTTTCATCTCCAGACAAGCCGGTGGTTATGACAATGCTCCAGGTGTCTGGTCCGAAGAACAAATGACTGAGtggaaaaaaatctttGCTGCCATTCACAAGAACAAATCATTCATTTGGCCACAATTATGGGCCCTAGGTTGGGCTGCTGATGCCAAATGTATGGCTAGAGATGGTTTAAGATACGATGGTGCTACTGACAACGTTTACAGTAACGACCAATATGGTAAAATCGCCAAGGAAAACGATATCAAGATCCATGGTTTGACTAAGGATGATATCAAACAATACATTAAGGACTATGTTGCAGCTGCTAAGAATGTCATTGCTGCAGGTGCTGATGGTGTTGAAATCCATTCTGCTAACGGTTATATGCTAAACCAATTTTTAGACACCAACTCCAATAAAAGAACCGATGAATACGGTGGTTCTATTGAAAACAGAGCTAGATTCCCATTGGAAGTTGTTGATGCTTTAGTTGAGGCTATTGGCGCTGAAAAGGTTGGTATCAGATTCTCTCCATATGGTACTTTCAATGATATGATTGGTGGCGCTAATCCATTAACTGTTGCCCAATATGCATACATCACTGGGGAATTAGAAAAGAGGGCCCAAGCTGGTAACCGTCTTGCTTACATTCATATTGTTGAACCACGTGTTACCAACCCATTTTTAACTGAAGGTCAAGGTGAATATGTTGATGGTACTAACGATTTCTTCTATTCTATTTGGAAGGGTATCATTATAAGATCCGGTAACTTAGCCTTACATCCAGAAGTTGCTAGAGAATTCATGAAAGACGATAGAACCTTGTTAGGTTACGGTAGATTATGGATTGCTAACCCAGATTTAGTTGACAGATTAGAAAAAGGTTTGCCACTAAACAAATATAACAGAGATTTATTCTACGCCATGACTTCTGAAGGTTACTTGGATTATCCAACTTACGATGAAGCTATCAATATGGGTTGGGataaacaataa